In Nostoc sp. UHCC 0926, a single genomic region encodes these proteins:
- a CDS encoding MBL fold metallo-hydrolase, producing MKSLHRPDLYSWSNFNPARNIDFNGIAWIRPDGNILIDPVALSNHDWNHLKSLGGVVWIVLTNSEHVRASKEIADQTYAKIAGPLAEKDTFPIPCDRWLFDGEEFVPGLKVIELQGSKTPGELALLLEETTLITGDLVRARKAGSLTILPDDKLLNREKAVASVRRLAQLSRIEAVLVGDGWPVFRDGSDRLQELAATL from the coding sequence ATGAAATCTTTGCACCGTCCCGATCTTTATAGCTGGTCTAATTTCAATCCGGCAAGAAATATTGATTTCAATGGGATTGCCTGGATTCGCCCAGATGGCAACATCTTGATTGACCCAGTAGCCCTATCAAACCATGATTGGAATCATCTGAAATCCCTCGGTGGTGTAGTTTGGATTGTGCTGACAAATTCCGAGCATGTCAGGGCAAGTAAAGAAATTGCCGATCAAACTTATGCTAAGATAGCTGGCCCTCTGGCAGAAAAAGACACTTTCCCCATACCTTGCGATCGCTGGCTGTTTGATGGAGAAGAATTTGTACCAGGACTTAAGGTGATTGAACTCCAAGGCTCGAAAACTCCCGGTGAATTGGCTCTGTTACTGGAGGAGACGACTTTGATTACAGGAGATTTAGTCAGGGCACGCAAAGCAGGTAGCTTAACTATATTGCCAGATGACAAGCTGCTGAATCGAGAGAAGGCTGTTGCTTCTGTTCGCAGGCTGGCTCAACTGAGTCGGATAGAAGCAGTGCTGGTGGGGGATGGTTGGCCCGTCTTCCGCGATGGAAGCGATCGCTTACAGGAACTTGCAGCGACGCTGTAA
- a CDS encoding pyridoxal phosphate-dependent aminotransferase, which yields MQRQKISAKADQFRESVIREMTRVALQHDAVNLAQGFPDFPCPLELKQAAYEAIEADVNQYAITWGDRPFRHAIANKVRWYLGLDIDPETQITVTCGSTEAMAAVMLATVDPGDEVIVFEPYYENYGPDAILAGAKPRYVTLHPPHWTFDEAQLRQAFNANTKAIIINTPHNPTGKVFTREELTLIAELCQKWDVLAFTDEIYEHILYDGTQHIALATLPGMEERTVTINGLSKTYSVTGWRVGYILANPELTGAIRKVHDFLTVGAPAPLQRAGVAAMQLPPSYYQELAKLYHQKRDSILQILDQVGIPYFVPKGAYYVLADISKFGYKTDVEFTYHLIKNIGVAVVPGSSFFSQPEKGHSLIRFCFSKRPETLQTASDRLLKLQSNLQPTS from the coding sequence ATGCAGCGCCAAAAAATATCAGCGAAGGCAGACCAGTTTAGAGAGTCAGTGATTCGGGAAATGACGCGGGTAGCACTGCAACACGATGCAGTGAATCTGGCGCAGGGGTTCCCCGATTTTCCCTGTCCCTTGGAGTTGAAACAAGCAGCTTACGAAGCAATAGAGGCAGATGTCAACCAGTATGCCATTACTTGGGGCGATCGCCCATTTCGTCATGCGATCGCCAACAAAGTTCGTTGGTATCTCGGTTTAGATATCGATCCCGAAACCCAAATCACTGTTACCTGCGGTTCCACAGAAGCAATGGCAGCTGTGATGCTAGCGACAGTCGATCCTGGGGATGAAGTGATTGTATTTGAGCCATATTACGAAAACTACGGCCCTGATGCGATTTTAGCTGGTGCTAAACCCCGGTACGTGACACTGCATCCTCCTCATTGGACATTTGATGAAGCACAGTTGCGTCAAGCTTTCAATGCCAATACCAAAGCTATTATTATCAACACACCCCACAACCCCACAGGTAAAGTCTTCACCCGTGAAGAACTCACCCTAATTGCTGAACTTTGTCAAAAGTGGGATGTGTTAGCGTTCACAGACGAAATTTACGAACATATTCTCTATGATGGCACTCAACATATTGCCCTAGCGACCCTTCCCGGAATGGAAGAACGCACTGTTACCATTAACGGTCTATCCAAAACTTACAGTGTCACTGGATGGCGAGTCGGCTACATTTTGGCAAACCCCGAATTAACGGGAGCGATTCGCAAAGTCCATGACTTTTTGACCGTTGGCGCTCCTGCACCATTGCAACGAGCCGGAGTTGCCGCCATGCAACTGCCACCATCCTATTATCAAGAACTAGCCAAACTTTATCACCAGAAGCGAGACAGCATTTTACAGATTCTAGATCAGGTTGGCATTCCCTATTTCGTTCCCAAAGGAGCTTATTACGTTCTTGCAGATATTTCCAAATTTGGCTACAAAACTGATGTTGAATTTACTTATCATCTAATTAAAAATATTGGTGTTGCCGTAGTTCCTGGTTCCAGCTTTTTCAGCCAACCAGAAAAAGGACATTCATTGATCAGATTTTGCTTCAGTAAAAGACCTGAGACATTACAAACAGCCAGCGATCGTTTACTCAAATTGCAATCAAATCTACAACCCACATCCTAA
- a CDS encoding transposase yields MRSQFNGILYQLKNKCNWQDLSKDFPPYSTVYWHLHSVASGWGI; encoded by the coding sequence ATGCGATCGCAATTCAATGGAATTCTCTATCAACTGAAAAATAAGTGCAATTGGCAAGACTTATCCAAGGACTTTCCCCCTTATTCCACCGTCTATTGGCACTTGCATTCAGTGGCGAGCGGCTGGGGTATTTGA